The Culex pipiens pallens isolate TS unplaced genomic scaffold, TS_CPP_V2 Cpp_Un0003, whole genome shotgun sequence genome includes a region encoding these proteins:
- the LOC120429087 gene encoding solute carrier family 12 member 1-like, protein MAIGILAGDITSGDLKNPSKAIPGAISVIILTSISSVGTAIVADITVVNDAIGNVSDLANGSWIYADCAPEKYEYGLHNSFQVMELVSGPIIYAEYAEKGFSAVSRIGKL, encoded by the coding sequence ATGGCCATTGGCATTCTGGCCGGTGATATCACCAGCGGTGACCTGAAGAACCCCTCGAAGGCGATCCCAGGCGCAATCTCGGTCATCATCCTGACGTCGATTTCGTCCGTCGGAACGGCAATTGTGGCCGATATTACTGTGGTGAATGACGCCATCGGAAATGTTTCGGACTTGGCCAACGGGTCGTGGATCTATGCCGATTGTGCCCCGGAGAAGTACGAGTACGGATTACACAACTCGTTCCAGGTCATGGAGTTGGTATCTGGTCCAATCATCTACGCCGAGTACGCCGAAAAGGGTTTCTCCGCGGTCAGCAGAATCGGCAAACTTTGA